In Deinococcus puniceus, one genomic interval encodes:
- a CDS encoding response regulator transcription factor, with translation MTPVRLLVADRQPLMRQALAALLGPADGVTVVGQAADAAQALALCKTLCPDVLLLDVRLLVQGGENIKAILSCKSGPRMVLFADDDQVNAAVAGIGAGAAGCLFRDAELREVLTTLRRVHAREVVMPATVMQAFAQQKREAAAITEALTKRELDVLCLLADGQANKQIGSQLGLAEGTVKVYVGNILGKLGVTNRTAAVLRATDSGLLCACQYAS, from the coding sequence ATGACCCCGGTGCGACTCCTCGTGGCCGATAGGCAGCCCCTGATGCGTCAGGCGTTGGCGGCGTTGCTGGGGCCAGCCGACGGCGTAACAGTGGTGGGGCAGGCCGCCGATGCCGCGCAAGCCTTGGCGCTATGCAAAACGTTGTGCCCCGATGTGCTGCTCTTGGATGTGCGCTTGCTGGTGCAGGGCGGCGAGAACATCAAGGCGATTTTGAGCTGCAAGAGTGGCCCCCGCATGGTCTTGTTTGCCGACGATGACCAAGTGAATGCGGCGGTGGCAGGCATAGGAGCAGGCGCGGCAGGCTGCCTGTTCAGAGACGCAGAGCTGCGTGAAGTGCTGACTACTCTGCGCCGTGTCCATGCCCGAGAAGTGGTTATGCCCGCCACAGTGATGCAGGCTTTTGCTCAGCAGAAGAGGGAGGCTGCAGCCATCACTGAAGCCCTAACCAAGCGGGAACTGGACGTCTTGTGCTTGCTGGCCGATGGGCAGGCCAACAAACAGATCGGCTCTCAACTCGGTCTGGCAGAAGGAACGGTTAAAGTTTATGTGGGCAACATTTTGGGCAAATTAGGGGTGACTAACCGCACCGCCGCCGTGTTGCGGGCCACCGATTCCGGTCTGCTGTGCGCTTGCCAATACGCCTCGTAA
- a CDS encoding ComEA family DNA-binding protein: MNIWKGDLWKQADTERKWALALAAGVLLLGGLTLGPALFPSPRVPTLTRQMLPPIAAAPSADPPVYPRTASVQPLISGRLNLNTASTEQLEALPKVGPSMAALIVAARPLRSLADLDAIKGVGESTLKALTPLVSF, from the coding sequence GTGAACATCTGGAAGGGCGACCTTTGGAAGCAGGCCGACACGGAACGAAAATGGGCGTTGGCTTTGGCTGCAGGCGTGCTGCTGCTCGGCGGGCTGACACTGGGGCCAGCGTTGTTTCCGTCGCCGCGAGTGCCTACGCTGACGCGCCAAATGCTGCCGCCTATTGCTGCCGCGCCGAGTGCCGACCCTCCAGTCTACCCGCGCACCGCCAGCGTGCAGCCGCTCATTTCGGGCCGCCTGAACCTGAATACAGCCAGCACCGAGCAACTGGAAGCCCTGCCCAAAGTGGGGCCGAGCATGGCCGCCCTGATCGTTGCGGCCCGCCCACTGCGCTCGTTGGCCGATCTGGACGCGATTAAGGGCGTAGGCGAAAGCACCCTGAAAGCCCTCACGCCACTGGTCTCGTTTTGA
- a CDS encoding DNA internalization-related competence protein ComEC/Rec2, which translates to MAVPLQPHEVVTGRHAEKGGVAPRRTAPRPLPKFPASPTSGGRLAWTVPAVLGVIGGILLGLGIGWGGLAVVVGLLLAWFDARPLLAGAALLGGAAGFGSVRVQAAQPDPMTPWIGAQVTLTGDWDGQFLTLHDPRARLAVAPKPGIPTGRVTLSGRLVRPDSRRIPGGFDQAAWLRSQGGLFLPTPTAVLMAAQVRSSTPENGLRGWFRRGLTVGLGQREAALMQAIELGDRNDIGQEKFAEGYGVRDAFNRAGLAHLMALSGQNVALITGVLIWLLTRAGVPNLWRYLAPALLLVPYLVQLVGFSPSITRAVIMGFAVMIGLAVGRGKPDGLGITAFAALACLLPFPMWLLDVGFQLSFLAVLALLLSGKVAALLPPKWPMWLRLALVATVLAELGTLPIIASTFGQIPLVGLPANLLAGAVMVVLVPLGFLAGLLGPAAILINWLVSIFANMLLLIAETFGRAPVLSWGTVSAAGYVAYALAAGAGVLWLRGRIRAPAALGTVLACMVFTALPPRLNPPCEIVFLDVGQGDATLIRLPGFTALVDAGGSVNSDYDVGERTVLPALRALGVRKLDLLIATHADTDHIEGISGVLRGLPVGEMWVGHLKTDDPVLTAVLLTARERRVPVREVRRGDQLKVSGLTLNVLWPVGNVWSTEDNDNSVAVTLELPTAGGKLWRTAILGDLADPAEALISAGKLDLLKAAHHGSRFSTGQTVLAQTRPEDVLISVGARNTYGHPHPTVLARIQAVRAKVWRTDQMGTVRWPLP; encoded by the coding sequence ATGGCCGTTCCCCTTCAGCCCCATGAGGTGGTCACTGGACGCCACGCGGAGAAAGGAGGCGTTGCGCCGCGCCGTACAGCACCTCGTCCCTTGCCCAAATTTCCCGCTTCCCCCACCTCTGGCGGACGCCTCGCGTGGACGGTTCCTGCCGTGCTAGGCGTGATCGGCGGCATTCTGCTGGGGCTGGGTATCGGCTGGGGCGGTTTGGCGGTGGTGGTGGGCTTATTGCTGGCTTGGTTCGATGCTCGCCCGTTGTTGGCAGGAGCGGCCCTGCTGGGCGGCGCGGCAGGCTTCGGCTCCGTGCGCGTGCAGGCCGCCCAACCTGACCCCATGACCCCGTGGATTGGTGCACAGGTGACGCTGACGGGCGACTGGGACGGCCAATTCCTGACACTACATGACCCACGCGCACGGCTGGCGGTGGCCCCCAAACCCGGCATTCCCACAGGCCGCGTCACGCTCAGTGGGCGGCTGGTGCGTCCCGACAGTCGGCGCATTCCCGGCGGCTTCGATCAGGCGGCGTGGCTGCGCTCGCAGGGGGGGTTGTTTTTGCCCACGCCAACCGCCGTTCTGATGGCGGCTCAGGTGCGCTCCAGCACCCCCGAAAACGGCCTGCGCGGGTGGTTCCGGCGTGGCTTGACCGTGGGCCTCGGCCAACGCGAAGCGGCGCTGATGCAGGCCATCGAACTTGGAGACCGCAACGACATCGGGCAAGAAAAGTTCGCGGAAGGCTACGGCGTGCGCGACGCCTTCAACCGAGCGGGGCTGGCGCACCTGATGGCCTTGTCGGGCCAAAACGTGGCCCTGATTACGGGCGTGCTGATCTGGCTGCTCACGCGGGCGGGTGTGCCGAACCTGTGGCGCTACCTCGCCCCCGCCTTGCTGCTCGTTCCCTATCTGGTGCAGTTGGTGGGGTTTTCGCCCTCCATCACGCGGGCCGTCATCATGGGCTTCGCGGTCATGATCGGGCTGGCGGTGGGGCGCGGCAAACCCGATGGGCTGGGCATCACGGCGTTCGCGGCGTTGGCCTGCCTGCTCCCTTTTCCCATGTGGCTGCTGGATGTTGGCTTTCAGTTGTCGTTTTTGGCGGTGTTGGCGCTGCTGTTGTCGGGCAAAGTGGCGGCGTTGCTGCCCCCCAAGTGGCCGATGTGGCTCCGGCTGGCCCTTGTTGCCACCGTGCTGGCCGAATTGGGCACGCTGCCCATTATTGCCAGCACTTTTGGGCAGATTCCGCTGGTGGGCCTGCCTGCCAATCTGCTGGCGGGAGCCGTGATGGTGGTGCTGGTGCCGCTGGGCTTTTTGGCGGGATTGCTCGGCCCTGCCGCCATTCTGATCAACTGGCTGGTGTCCATTTTTGCCAACATGCTGCTCCTGATTGCCGAAACCTTTGGCCGCGCCCCGGTGCTGAGTTGGGGCACCGTCAGCGCCGCCGGATACGTGGCCTACGCGCTGGCGGCGGGCGCGGGCGTGCTGTGGCTGCGGGGCCGAATTCGTGCGCCCGCCGCGCTGGGTACGGTGCTGGCCTGCATGGTGTTCACCGCCCTCCCGCCGCGCCTGAATCCTCCCTGCGAAATTGTGTTTTTGGACGTTGGGCAAGGGGATGCCACCCTAATCCGCTTGCCGGGATTCACGGCGTTGGTGGACGCGGGCGGCAGCGTGAATTCCGACTACGACGTGGGAGAGCGCACGGTGCTTCCGGCGTTGCGGGCGCTGGGTGTGCGAAAGCTCGATCTGCTGATCGCCACGCACGCAGACACCGACCACATCGAAGGCATTTCGGGCGTGCTGCGCGGCTTGCCAGTAGGAGAAATGTGGGTGGGCCACCTCAAAACCGATGACCCCGTGCTGACGGCGGTGCTCCTGACCGCCCGTGAACGCCGCGTGCCCGTGCGCGAGGTGCGGCGCGGCGACCAACTGAAGGTGTCCGGCCTGACCCTGAATGTGCTGTGGCCGGTGGGCAACGTCTGGAGCACCGAAGACAACGACAATTCTGTAGCAGTGACGCTGGAATTGCCCACTGCTGGGGGCAAGCTGTGGCGCACCGCCATTTTGGGTGACCTTGCCGACCCCGCCGAAGCTCTGATCAGCGCGGGCAAACTGGACTTGCTGAAGGCTGCACATCACGGCAGCCGTTTTTCTACCGGGCAAACCGTACTGGCCCAGACCCGCCCCGAAGACGTGCTGATCAGCGTGGGCGCACGCAACACCTACGGCCATCCTCATCCCACCGTCTTGGCCCGTATACAGGCGGTGAGGGCTAAGGTCTGGCGAACGGATCAGATGGGGACGGTGCGCTGGCCGTTGCCCTAG
- a CDS encoding malate dehydrogenase, whose product MTTKPPVRVAVTGAAGQIGYSLLFRIASGDMLGKDQPVILHLLEITPALKALNGVVMELRDCAFPLLADIVTSDDPMVAFKDIDYALLVGAMPRKAGMERGDLLSANGGIFKPQGEALNAVASRNVKVLVVGNPANTNALIAQQNAPDLNPGQFTAMVRLDHNRAISQLAEQTGKPVSSIQNLTIWGNHSSTQYPDLSAATVDGQPALDLVERDWYENSYISTVAKRGAAIIEARGLSSAASAASAAIDHMRDWALGTPEGQWVSMGIPSDGSYGVPAGLIYGFPVTCKNGQYEIVQGLEVSDFSRGKMDATAQELTEERDEVRKLGLVK is encoded by the coding sequence ATGACCACCAAACCACCCGTTCGCGTTGCCGTCACTGGCGCAGCCGGACAGATCGGCTACAGCCTGCTGTTCCGCATCGCGTCCGGCGACATGCTGGGCAAAGACCAGCCCGTGATCCTGCATCTGCTGGAAATCACGCCCGCGCTCAAGGCCCTCAACGGCGTCGTGATGGAACTCCGCGACTGCGCTTTCCCGCTGCTGGCCGACATCGTGACCAGCGATGATCCGATGGTGGCCTTCAAGGACATCGATTACGCCCTGCTGGTGGGCGCGATGCCCCGCAAAGCTGGCATGGAACGCGGCGACCTGCTGAGTGCCAACGGCGGCATCTTCAAACCGCAGGGTGAGGCGCTGAATGCTGTGGCGAGCCGGAACGTGAAAGTGCTGGTGGTGGGCAACCCCGCCAACACCAACGCCCTGATCGCCCAGCAAAACGCCCCCGACCTGAATCCTGGACAATTCACGGCGATGGTGCGCCTCGACCACAACCGCGCCATTTCGCAATTGGCCGAGCAGACCGGGAAGCCCGTCAGTAGCATTCAGAATCTGACCATCTGGGGCAACCACTCCAGCACGCAGTACCCCGACCTGAGCGCCGCCACGGTAGACGGCCAGCCCGCCCTTGATCTGGTGGAGCGCGACTGGTACGAGAACAGCTACATTTCTACGGTTGCCAAGCGTGGCGCGGCCATTATCGAAGCACGCGGCCTCAGCAGCGCGGCCAGTGCCGCCAGCGCCGCCATCGACCATATGCGCGACTGGGCGCTGGGCACGCCGGAAGGCCAGTGGGTCAGCATGGGCATTCCCAGCGACGGCAGCTACGGCGTTCCCGCTGGCCTGATCTACGGCTTCCCCGTGACCTGCAAGAACGGCCAATACGAGATCGTGCAAGGTCTGGAAGTCAGCGACTTCAGCCGGGGCAAAATGGACGCCACCGCGCAGGAACTGACCGAGGAACGCGACGAAGTACGCAAACTGGGCTTGGTCAAGTAG
- a CDS encoding ferritin-like domain-containing protein, giving the protein MSNDTSKPANSRRQFLGAAGLMGAGALIAGCAPVIAAPPVKANLDATIFNFALNLEYLEAAFYLAAVGRLGELDAVGGSSAKVALPTAFRANAFNGVGVPMSDTIRAYATETANDEKAHVAIIRKVLGNAAVAQPQIDLAAAFEAAGRAASGDAIKGFDPFANELFYLHGAFIFEDVGVSAYKGAARLLVDDKPGGNLENAAGILAVEAYHAGSIRTILYARRNDPAAAGLNVGQVVQAISNLRDAVDGRDDADKAISRDQGILNDGLPAGTANIVLADENSIAYSRTPRQVANIVFLTGDSTATKGGFFPMGLSGDFSAILAL; this is encoded by the coding sequence ATGAGCAACGATACCAGCAAGCCCGCCAACAGCCGCCGCCAATTCCTCGGAGCCGCTGGCCTGATGGGCGCAGGCGCACTGATCGCCGGATGCGCCCCCGTGATTGCTGCCCCCCCGGTCAAGGCCAACCTTGACGCGACCATCTTTAACTTCGCCCTGAACCTCGAGTACCTTGAAGCCGCGTTCTACCTCGCTGCCGTGGGCCGTTTGGGTGAACTGGACGCCGTGGGCGGCAGCAGCGCCAAAGTTGCATTGCCCACTGCTTTCCGCGCCAACGCATTCAACGGTGTGGGCGTGCCCATGAGCGACACCATTCGTGCCTACGCCACCGAAACCGCCAACGACGAGAAGGCCCACGTGGCGATCATTCGTAAGGTTCTGGGTAACGCTGCCGTTGCACAGCCTCAGATCGATCTGGCCGCTGCCTTTGAAGCCGCTGGCCGCGCCGCTTCCGGCGACGCCATCAAGGGCTTTGATCCCTTCGCCAACGAACTGTTCTACCTGCACGGCGCATTCATCTTTGAAGACGTGGGCGTCAGCGCTTACAAGGGTGCCGCCCGTTTGCTGGTCGATGACAAGCCCGGCGGTAACCTCGAGAACGCCGCCGGAATCTTGGCCGTCGAGGCCTACCACGCTGGCTCGATTCGTACCATCCTGTACGCCCGCCGCAACGACCCCGCCGCCGCTGGCCTGAACGTGGGCCAAGTGGTGCAGGCCATCAGCAACCTGCGCGACGCCGTAGACGGACGCGACGACGCCGACAAAGCCATCAGCCGCGATCAGGGCATCCTGAACGACGGTCTGCCTGCTGGCACGGCCAACATCGTGCTGGCCGACGAAAACTCCATCGCCTACAGCCGCACTCCCCGTCAGGTCGCCAACATCGTGTTCCTGACCGGCGACAGCACCGCGACCAAGGGCGGCTTCTTCCCCATGGGACTCAGCGGCGACTTCAGCGCCATTCTCGCCCTCTAA